DNA sequence from the Betaproteobacteria bacterium genome:
GTATCCGGGATGAATCGCTTGCGCGCCCGATTTCCGGGCCATTTCAATAATGACATCGCCCTTCAGGTAGGAATCGACCGGGCGCGGACCGCCGATCATGTATGCCTCATCGGCCTGAATCACATGTTGCGAAAACTGGTCGGCTTCGGAATAAACCGCAACCGTGCAAATGCCCATTCGTTTGCACGTGCGGATGATGCGGCAGGCGATTTCGCCACGATTGGCGATGAGGATTTTCGTGAACATGAATTGGACTCAGGCCGTGAAGAGCAACTGGTAAGCCAGCAACAGCCACGTGCATGTCAGGAAAGTGATACTCGTCAGGAACGCATAGAAACGATGCATGACCACGTTGCTGGTGCAGTGGATATAGCTGTGAACAAAACGCGCCGCGACATAACCCCACGCCAATATCAGGTGCGGCATACAGATGAGTCCCGTCGCATGGATCGTAAGCATGGCCACGTAAAACATCACCGGCGTTTCGAACAGGTTTCGAAAATTGTCGGCAGCGCGCGAATCGGTGATTGTCGCCGTCATCTGCGCCGACGTGGCGGTCTTCTGCGGGTGAATCCGATTGGCTTTGTAAAAGGCGATACGACGACGAAGCATCGTGACAGCAACCAGGCAGCCCAGCAAAAACATGGCTAGCAGGGGGTACAAAATGAGTTTTGCCTGCATGGTTCAGCTCTCCACAACCCAGCGGGCCTTGCGTTTTTCAAGAAATGCGCCGACACCTTCCCGGCCTTCGTCGCTCGCGCGCACGCGTGCGATGCGCTGCGCAGTGTCCGCGACGACCTCGCCGTCAATCGGACGGTGGGCGACGGCCGCAATGAGTTGCTTGCCTTCGTCAATGGCGCCGGGGCCGCAGCCCAGCAGCGCAATAACGAGATCGTTGATCTTCTCATCCATGGCGTCATCGTCGAGCGCCAGTTCGTGCAGCAGCCCCAACCGGAAGGCCTCGGCGGCATCGAATCGTTCCGCCGTGAGGAAATAGCGGTGGGCGGCGCGTTCGCCGATGGCGGCGATAACGTAAGGCGAAATTACCGCGGGGATCAAGCCGAGTTTCACTTCCGAGAGGGAAAACACGGCGTTCTGCGTGCCGACCGCCATATCGCAGCAGGCCACCAATCCCACGCCGCCACCATACGCAGCACCTTGCACGCGGGCAATCGTCGGTTTGGAAAGTCCATGCAGCGTGGACAT
Encoded proteins:
- a CDS encoding MAPEG family protein produces the protein MQAKLILYPLLAMFLLGCLVAVTMLRRRIAFYKANRIHPQKTATSAQMTATITDSRAADNFRNLFETPVMFYVAMLTIHATGLICMPHLILAWGYVAARFVHSYIHCTSNVVMHRFYAFLTSITFLTCTWLLLAYQLLFTA
- a CDS encoding enoyl-CoA hydratase/isomerase family protein, whose protein sequence is MSNFLLETDGPLGIVTLNNPEKHNAFDDVLIKELTEAFHALDANANVRVVILSAVGRSFSAGGDLGWMKRVAGYSDEENLRDAEALGALMSTLHGLSKPTIARVQGAAYGGGVGLVACCDMAVGTQNAVFSLSEVKLGLIPAVISPYVIAAIGERAAHRYFLTAERFDAAEAFRLGLLHELALDDDAMDEKINDLVIALLGCGPGAIDEGKQLIAAVAHRPIDGEVVADTAQRIARVRASDEGREGVGAFLEKRKARWVVES